The sequence TTATCGAGCCTTATTTATGCAGGGAATTTCTTGAATCAGAGAAAAATAAATGAGAATATATCGCGGTTCATTCAAGATTCATATTGAACGATATTCTCGCCAGGAAAAATGGATTCAGGGTTGTGATAGTTTCATCCGTATGCTCCCGGTTGGACACACCAGTGAGCAGAGTGAACAGGTATCACACCGATCAGGATCCAGGATTACCCCTTCCCTGGTAAGGATCAATGCCTGATATCCACCATCACGACATGAGATTACACATTGACCACATATTTTACAGGTTTTCACATCGATGACAGGAATGAGCCTGTTTTTCCGGTCAAGGCTCTCATGACTGGTGAGATGTGGTAAGGCTTTTCCCCTTATCTCATCCGGACTGCGGTACCCTTTTCTTTGCAGATATCCGGACAGACCGGCGAGCATTTCCCTGATGATCCCTGCTCCTCCCCACATGACTGCGGTACAGACCTGAACTGCTGACGCTCCGACCAGGAGGTATTCCGTTGCATCCTCAAAAGAACTGACACCTCCTATTCCTATGACCGGAACATTAGTACTGCGGGCAACTTGTGATACTACCCGAAGCCCAATCGGTTTTACTCCTGGTCCAGAATATCCTCCATAAGTAGAGTATCCGGCAACGGACGGTGCAGGCTCAAATGTCTCGATGTCAACACCCATAAGGCTCTGGACGGTGTTGATAGCTGATATCATATCTGCTCCACCTTCAACTGCAGCCTGTGCTATCGGGACAATATCAGTAACATTCGGGGTGAGTTTTACTATGAGCGGAATTGAAATTGCATCCCTGACATATCCGGTCAGAGTTCTAACAAGATCTGCATCTCCTCCGATTGCAGCCCCAAGTCCCCGTTCCGGCATCCCATGAGGGCAGGAGAAATTAAGTTCGATGGCTTGGACTCCTGCAAATGCCACCTGTGAAGCAAGATGTTGCCATTCTTTCGGATCCATTCCGGCCATGATACTGGCAATCAGGATTTTCTCTGGAAACTCTTTTCTTATCTGTGGGATCTCATCCAGCCAGTATGATACGCTCTTTTTGCTCAGGAGTTCGATATTTTCAAATCCGAGAAGATGTGACTCCTGATCTTTCCAGGCTGCAAACCGAGGGGATACATCCTCGATAACCATCCCGTCTGGTGTGATTGTTTTAATGACCGCACCTCCCCAGCCAAGTGAGAAAGCATGCCGAATTTGATCTGCACTGGCAGTTGGTGGTCCGGATGCAAGAATAAACGGATTTTCAAGTGTTAAAGAGCCAAGGGTCGTCGGCAGGACTGGAACAGGTACCATATCTGATGGTCACTGCGAATCCATAAAAAAGAAATAGGTTTGTTCGTCAGTATGTGATGACCATCTCACCTTTTTTCATCATCAGACCGGCAATGATACTGATAATACCAAATACCAGACAATAAATGCCAAGTAGGATGATGAGAACCAAAGATCCGGCTGTCGGGATAGGTGCAAAGGCAATCAGGATACCAAAGAGTACACCAATGAAGCCGTTAACTCCTAAAAGTGCTCTGAATGGAAGTTCTTTAAAGGAATAGGCGACGAATAGTTCTGTAATACCGGTAATTATCGCCCAGGCAGCAATCAAAATTGTAATTGCAACGACCATTGAGAACGGAGATATAAATGTCAGAATGGCAATTATCACCCCGATGATTGCAAGGATCAGGATAGGCCATCTTCCTGGCTGTCTTGATGACAGGCTCATTCCCCCGGTCATGAGGGATATAATAAGCAGGAATATTCCCACAATATAGGCAATGACTGCTTCCATCGCCATCGGAATGGTAAAACAGAGAATTCCGATAATTACAGCAAAAATACCTCGGGCTAGGAGACTCCCCTTGGTGAGGATTTCTTGTTCCATGAGTTATAATTCAGATAATTATTTATTAAAGATCGCCGGTTCATGGAACCCTTTTACCCAACGATCAGAGGATAAAATTCAGAGGGTAAATTCACCAAGGTCTGTTTTGAGTCGTGCAGACATCTCCTGAACTTCGGATGACTCAGCCATAACCTTTTCAAGTGATTCACTGGTTGTCTCTGCTATTGTGGCTAATCCAGATATCTTCTCTTCGTTATCCATGGCGATTTCACTGATGAGTGATACACCTCCGCTTATCCGTTCAATCTCAACCAGTTGATTCTCATTTGCCCTGGTGATCTCACCAATGCCTGTTGCAGCACTACCAATGTCCCCCACAATCTGTTCAAGGGCATCAACGGTCTGTTTTACACTTCCGATCCCGACAACGATCTCGTCAAATACATTTGTCATGAGTCCGGATGTCTTCTGACTCTGGGATATTATTTCAGATATCACTTGTTCAATATGTTCGGTCGCCCGACGTGATTCTCCTGCAAGGTTCTTGACTTCTCCAGCGACGACTGCAAATCCTCTTCCTGCATCTCCTGCCCTGGCAGCCTCAATTGCAGCATTAAGAGCAAGCAGATTTGTCTGATTTGCAATATCTGCAATAACCTTCACAACCTTTGAGATATCTGTAATTTTTATATTCAGATCTCCGATTTCCTCAACCGCTTTTCGTGAGATTGTCTCAACAGCTTCCATCTTTTTCGAGGCTTCATTCCCCTGCATGAGAGCTGACTGGCCTGACTGTGTGGCAGTATTGGCAAGTGTCATCACCTCCTGAGAAGTGCTGGCTATCTCTTCAAAAGAAGCTGAAAGGCCTTCGATGCTTTGCAGTAATTCAGTTATGGCGACGACCTGTTCTTTCATCTTTGACGCTGTGGTTTCAGCAGTTGATGCTACTTTCTCTGCCCCTTTTGATATCTGAACAGTTTCATTTCCGATCGTCTCCATTGATGATTCAAGCACCTGGACCTGGTCAGTTATGTCTGCAAGAGTTTTTCTGATATTGGATATTGCGTTGTCGAGGTCGGTCTTAACCTCACACAGTGGATCTGAATTATCACATGATACAGAGATCG comes from Methanospirillum hungatei and encodes:
- a CDS encoding HdeD family acid-resistance protein, with protein sequence MEQEILTKGSLLARGIFAVIIGILCFTIPMAMEAVIAYIVGIFLLIISLMTGGMSLSSRQPGRWPILILAIIGVIIAILTFISPFSMVVAITILIAAWAIITGITELFVAYSFKELPFRALLGVNGFIGVLFGILIAFAPIPTAGSLVLIILLGIYCLVFGIISIIAGLMMKKGEMVITY
- the preA gene encoding NAD-dependent dihydropyrimidine dehydrogenase subunit PreA, whose product is MVPVPVLPTTLGSLTLENPFILASGPPTASADQIRHAFSLGWGGAVIKTITPDGMVIEDVSPRFAAWKDQESHLLGFENIELLSKKSVSYWLDEIPQIRKEFPEKILIASIMAGMDPKEWQHLASQVAFAGVQAIELNFSCPHGMPERGLGAAIGGDADLVRTLTGYVRDAISIPLIVKLTPNVTDIVPIAQAAVEGGADMISAINTVQSLMGVDIETFEPAPSVAGYSTYGGYSGPGVKPIGLRVVSQVARSTNVPVIGIGGVSSFEDATEYLLVGASAVQVCTAVMWGGAGIIREMLAGLSGYLQRKGYRSPDEIRGKALPHLTSHESLDRKNRLIPVIDVKTCKICGQCVISCRDGGYQALILTREGVILDPDRCDTCSLCSLVCPTGSIRMKLSQP